A single region of the Neisseria zoodegmatis genome encodes:
- a CDS encoding transglutaminase family protein — MLILNPAFLQQPPPRAVASAVLFTLLWAALPLVSSLPAAVVAVFGGMWLLRLVLLRLGVAKLPLPALVLLMVIGCALVWQQLGTVIGRDGGGSFLLLMVMLKAFEGNTRRDWQVLLLAMLFLIGSSVLFDQSLIIGIWLLLALPMAGICFAVLCGLSVKEAAKHTGQALLLTLPLTAVLFVAVPRLNEPLWRIPQPQQGQAKTGLSDSMEPGSISNLVQSDEWVANITFSDGIKPQRSDMYWRAIIMADFDGVRWRALDNTYIDEARSVANPARTVEYQMIIRDQNGALPALDYPVGQLHGSLTKRMGQIVRAHRSREGLRRITLQASLSDTLPHALSRNEHDFYTRLPEGNLQTRLLADTLAKQSANERQFIDKVLHHYRSKKFGYTLQPPRTPGRNGIDEFMFRTHQGFCEHYAQSFVVMMRAVGLPARVVTGYQGAEYNEQAGFWQIRSKDAHAWAEVWLPQEQAWLRVDPTAAVSSVRAESGISQALPEAERNMVSDGHSLFARWRDTGQFYWQQWVVNYDQSKQNNLFELLGLGGFNWKTLLLVLPAGMALALLPLLKWWFGNRNRERDYLNEGFAQLKTALLGEEDETAPAVSAGELQKLLNSNGIESPELIRLLKQYEHWLYAADRPTLRTQKRWYRAVRKIVKKHYRRQH; from the coding sequence ATGCTGATTCTCAATCCCGCCTTTCTCCAACAACCGCCGCCGCGCGCCGTTGCGTCTGCCGTGCTGTTTACTTTGCTGTGGGCGGCGCTGCCGCTAGTGTCTTCGCTGCCTGCCGCGGTGGTGGCCGTGTTCGGCGGCATGTGGCTGCTGCGCTTGGTTTTGCTGCGGCTGGGCGTGGCCAAGCTGCCGCTGCCGGCATTGGTTTTGCTGATGGTTATCGGCTGCGCGCTGGTGTGGCAGCAGCTCGGCACGGTGATCGGGCGCGACGGCGGGGGGTCGTTTCTGCTGTTGATGGTGATGCTCAAGGCATTCGAAGGCAATACCCGCCGCGACTGGCAGGTGCTGCTGCTGGCCATGCTGTTTTTAATCGGTTCGTCGGTGCTGTTCGATCAAAGCCTGATCATCGGCATATGGCTGCTGCTGGCTTTGCCGATGGCAGGCATATGCTTCGCCGTGCTGTGCGGGTTGAGTGTTAAAGAAGCGGCCAAACACACCGGCCAAGCCCTGCTGCTTACCCTGCCGCTGACCGCCGTGCTGTTTGTGGCCGTGCCTCGTTTGAACGAACCTTTATGGCGCATTCCTCAGCCTCAGCAGGGGCAGGCCAAAACCGGTTTGTCCGACTCGATGGAGCCGGGCAGCATCAGCAATCTGGTGCAGAGCGACGAATGGGTGGCGAACATTACCTTTTCAGACGGCATCAAGCCGCAGCGCAGCGATATGTATTGGCGCGCCATCATCATGGCCGACTTTGACGGCGTGCGTTGGCGCGCGCTCGACAACACCTATATAGACGAAGCCCGCAGCGTGGCCAACCCAGCACGCACCGTTGAATATCAAATGATTATCCGCGACCAAAACGGCGCGTTGCCCGCTTTGGACTATCCCGTCGGCCAGCTGCACGGCAGCCTCACCAAACGCATGGGGCAGATTGTACGCGCCCACCGCAGCCGCGAAGGTTTGCGCCGCATCACCTTGCAGGCATCGTTAAGCGACACCCTGCCGCATGCTCTCAGCCGAAATGAACACGATTTCTACACCCGTCTGCCCGAAGGCAACCTGCAAACCCGCCTGCTCGCCGACACATTGGCCAAGCAGTCTGCCAACGAACGCCAGTTTATCGACAAAGTGCTGCATCACTACCGCAGCAAAAAGTTCGGCTACACCCTGCAACCGCCGCGCACCCCGGGGCGTAACGGCATCGACGAATTTATGTTCCGCACGCATCAAGGCTTTTGCGAACACTACGCCCAAAGTTTCGTGGTGATGATGCGCGCCGTCGGCCTGCCCGCCCGTGTCGTTACCGGCTACCAAGGAGCCGAATACAACGAACAAGCCGGCTTCTGGCAAATCCGCTCTAAAGACGCACACGCATGGGCGGAAGTGTGGCTGCCGCAAGAACAAGCATGGCTGCGCGTCGACCCCACCGCCGCCGTCTCCTCCGTGCGCGCCGAAAGCGGCATCAGCCAAGCCCTGCCCGAAGCCGAGCGCAATATGGTTTCAGACGGCCACAGCCTCTTCGCCCGCTGGCGCGATACCGGCCAATTTTACTGGCAGCAATGGGTGGTGAACTACGACCAAAGCAAACAAAACAACCTCTTCGAGCTGCTCGGCTTGGGCGGATTCAACTGGAAAACCCTGCTGCTGGTGCTGCCCGCAGGCATGGCACTGGCGTTGCTGCCTCTACTGAAATGGTGGTTCGGCAACCGCAACCGCGAACGCGATTACCTAAACGAAGGCTTCGCACAACTCAAAACCGCCTTGCTGGGCGAAGAAGACGAAACCGCCCCCGCCGTGAGCGCAGGCGAACTGCAAAAACTGCTCAACAGCAACGGCATCGAAAGCCCCGAGCTCATCCGCCTGCTCAAACAATACGAACACTGGCTCTACGCCGCCGACCGCCCGACATTGCGCACCCAAAAACGCTGGTATCGCGCAGTACGGAAAATCGTTAAAAAGCATTACCGGCGGCAGCATTAA
- a CDS encoding BolA family protein, with protein MLSPEQVKNMIEAVARCEYVAVEGDGHHFFAQIVSSEFEGKARLARHRLIKDGLADKLASNELHALSITTAATPEEWAAKQGG; from the coding sequence ATGCTTTCTCCCGAACAAGTAAAAAATATGATTGAAGCCGTAGCCCGCTGCGAATATGTTGCCGTAGAAGGCGACGGCCACCACTTCTTTGCCCAAATCGTATCGTCCGAATTTGAAGGCAAAGCCCGCCTTGCCCGCCACCGCCTGATTAAAGACGGTTTGGCCGACAAGCTCGCCAGCAATGAATTGCATGCTTTGTCGATTACGACGGCTGCAACGCCTGAAGAATGGGCGGCGAAACAGGGCGGTTAG
- the ftsE gene encoding cell division ATP-binding protein FtsE — MIRFEQVSKIYPGGFQALKNVSFKIDKGEMIFVAGHSGAGKSTVLKLISGITKPTKGKVWMNNQDIGSLNDNQIGFMRQHIGIVFQDHKILFDRNVLQNVLLPLRIIGYDAKQAEKRARVAIEKVGLGGRELSDPITLSGGEQQRLCIARAVVHQPSLLIADEPSANLDRAYALDIMELFKTFHEAGTTVIVAAHDETLMADYGHRILRLQEGRFAS, encoded by the coding sequence ATGATCCGTTTCGAGCAAGTTTCCAAAATCTACCCCGGCGGTTTTCAAGCCCTGAAAAACGTCAGCTTCAAAATCGACAAAGGCGAAATGATTTTCGTGGCCGGGCATTCCGGCGCCGGCAAATCCACCGTACTCAAGCTGATTTCCGGCATCACCAAGCCCACCAAAGGCAAAGTATGGATGAACAACCAAGACATCGGCAGCCTCAACGACAACCAAATCGGCTTCATGCGCCAGCACATCGGCATCGTCTTCCAAGACCACAAAATCCTGTTTGACCGCAATGTCTTACAAAACGTATTGCTGCCCCTGCGCATCATCGGCTACGACGCCAAACAAGCCGAAAAACGCGCCCGTGTCGCCATCGAAAAAGTCGGCCTGGGCGGACGCGAACTCTCCGACCCCATCACCCTGTCCGGCGGCGAACAACAACGCCTGTGCATCGCCCGCGCCGTTGTCCACCAACCCAGCCTCCTGATTGCCGACGAACCCTCCGCCAACCTCGACCGCGCCTACGCCCTCGACATTATGGAACTCTTCAAAACCTTCCACGAAGCAGGCACCACCGTGATTGTGGCCGCCCACGACGAAACCCTGATGGCAGACTACGGCCACCGCATCTTACGCTTGCAGGAAGGCAGGTTTGCATCATGA
- the ftsX gene encoding permease-like cell division protein FtsX — MNHYLSLHLESAVNAVKQLWKQPVGTLLILVMLAIAMTLPLTLYLGVQSSQAVLGKLNESPQITLYMELNADQVDTEAVKSLLAKDTRITKSKFVGKQKGLEELQTSMGGQDLVSMLDENPLPDVFIVTPDPATPPAEMEALKQDLDQLPMVESATLDTEWMQTLYQINDFLHKIFWFLAITLSVAFVLVAHNTIRLQILSRKEEIEITKLLGAPASFIRRPFLYQAVWQGILAVGVSLALCAWFVNASQPLINRIFKPYGLHIDWRYFYAWEILLIIAVVSALGVAGAWLATQQHLLGFKAKK, encoded by the coding sequence ATGAATCACTACCTATCCCTACACCTCGAATCCGCCGTCAACGCCGTCAAACAACTTTGGAAGCAGCCCGTCGGCACCCTGCTGATCCTCGTCATGCTCGCCATCGCCATGACACTCCCGCTCACCCTCTACCTCGGCGTACAAAGCTCGCAAGCCGTCTTGGGCAAACTCAACGAGTCGCCCCAAATTACCCTATACATGGAACTTAACGCCGACCAAGTCGATACCGAAGCCGTCAAATCCCTGCTGGCCAAAGACACACGCATCACCAAGAGCAAATTCGTCGGCAAACAAAAAGGCCTCGAAGAACTCCAAACCAGCATGGGCGGGCAAGACCTCGTTTCCATGCTCGATGAAAACCCCCTGCCCGACGTATTCATCGTTACCCCCGACCCCGCCACACCGCCCGCGGAAATGGAAGCCCTCAAACAAGATTTAGACCAACTGCCCATGGTAGAAAGCGCCACCCTCGACACCGAATGGATGCAAACCCTCTACCAAATCAACGACTTCCTACACAAAATCTTCTGGTTCCTCGCCATAACCCTCAGCGTCGCCTTCGTCTTGGTCGCACACAACACCATCCGCCTGCAGATTCTGAGCCGCAAAGAAGAAATCGAAATCACCAAACTGCTCGGCGCACCCGCATCATTTATCCGCCGCCCGTTCCTCTACCAAGCCGTATGGCAAGGCATCTTAGCCGTCGGCGTCAGCCTCGCCCTGTGCGCCTGGTTCGTCAACGCCTCACAGCCGCTGATCAACCGCATCTTCAAACCCTACGGCCTGCACATCGACTGGCGCTATTTCTACGCATGGGAAATCCTCCTCATCATCGCAGTCGTCTCAGCCCTAGGCGTCGCCGGCGCATGGCTCGCCACCCAGCAGCATTTATTGGGATTTAAAGCGAAGAAGTAA
- a CDS encoding DUF6396 domain-containing protein codes for MNPLKELDDFQCRYADEHTHGNKENELLYNYAYWHELHGRWPGKNIEFLNDNLRYFRIAAANGDTIANLKLQSYLRSGKLSKKAAPDVLNEVLDLNDKLLAQNVPAAYYRKSRYIRMGMYRGSSQDADAYLRKAADLGDKDAQYDIGQRVEDRRDLPAQVRLPYLKKFWGCAAMQGHSEAGHALRAWLYNIDKKQLKDNIKQIHNSAKGGGSTITLVLELGFITTDMTNRSYYIGLNQVDKERSERYRLIRKQVAKYSHLNPQVPDLDKIVPLPPAKLPAWDGKIEFVRWYEGPAPAKPSEELMRRLAAKHHLDPDTGLSLDKRR; via the coding sequence ATGAACCCTTTAAAGGAACTGGATGATTTCCAATGCCGTTATGCCGACGAACATACCCACGGTAACAAGGAAAACGAACTACTTTACAACTATGCTTACTGGCACGAACTCCACGGACGCTGGCCCGGGAAAAATATCGAGTTCCTTAACGACAATCTGCGCTACTTCCGCATTGCCGCCGCCAACGGCGACACCATTGCCAATCTGAAACTGCAAAGCTATCTGCGTTCCGGCAAACTTTCCAAGAAAGCCGCTCCCGATGTGTTGAACGAAGTGCTGGATTTGAACGATAAACTACTGGCACAAAACGTACCTGCCGCCTATTACCGTAAATCCCGTTATATTCGGATGGGGATGTATCGAGGCAGCAGCCAAGATGCTGATGCTTATCTGCGTAAAGCCGCCGACTTGGGAGATAAAGATGCACAATATGATATCGGGCAAAGGGTAGAAGACCGCAGGGATTTGCCGGCACAAGTCAGATTGCCTTATCTGAAAAAATTTTGGGGTTGTGCGGCTATGCAAGGACACTCCGAAGCAGGACATGCCCTAAGAGCTTGGCTGTATAACATTGACAAAAAGCAATTGAAAGATAATATCAAACAAATACATAATTCAGCCAAAGGAGGTGGAAGTACCATTACACTAGTTTTAGAACTCGGTTTTATTACCACAGATATGACTAATAGAAGCTATTACATAGGCTTAAATCAAGTAGATAAAGAACGTTCCGAAAGATACCGCCTCATCCGCAAACAAGTTGCTAAATACTCCCACCTTAACCCTCAGGTTCCCGATTTGGATAAAATCGTACCACTACCTCCGGCCAAGCTACCCGCATGGGACGGTAAAATCGAATTCGTCCGCTGGTATGAAGGCCCCGCTCCCGCTAAACCTTCCGAAGAATTGATGCGGCGGTTGGCGGCCAAGCATCATCTCGACCCCGATACCGGCCTGTCTTTGGACAAACGGCGTTAA
- a CDS encoding phospholipase D-like domain-containing protein, protein MAQVIKLPIQQCSMMNAKVNGIWFVEKELTQAENKFSVRSNGSADDDMYYQVNNREALIFPLINGERAFGALYDALVAAKLSVEIVCWGFQPSLFLKRGNANPAFSEILQENYSFRLGELLAQKARENVRVKILCFSLPLGIQNLAGDDLVNMPGYLTSYAPKIVSTRINKEESLADVDVEWWEKYANSKVENLEFETHAADPYQDSEYIDATVTKDAIGITQRMVYFFTASNHQKTVLIDFDSNDEDIIPTGFVLGHNYLDSYWDNDEHLYNGDAISNNIEAAGRGKNVATPLQDISCKVYGAPLILIKKNFDQLWKVIRPDAEISSDIGDEKAAKLIEPLQKCKIPMQLPVPGGQVKGHHLYAQILRTYRREEIKDIARMYIKNIRHATKFIYTENQYFRFPPLVEALKEQLKYRSEQWPQETEGNFLYWFALTNSSDTGIGSGTKNTDRMFEALGKRHQMPEVARDRGWQPDFKEDDLQKAKELSEEQKALELREKRHKARNPKLMNKSAQAEYNREGQAIQEKKAELDARYKELYAHYNVGEEFANEFRLKSIICTLVAADTSRTYSENAATPALPWQETYIHSKCSIIDDTMAVLGSANLNTRSMEVDTEIAILTECIEYATDLRQQLWKIHLCDNPEAQYIQGFDLEDIFEKWKNITAYNNRNEASGHSPQSRIREFFRANTKVSSLD, encoded by the coding sequence ATGGCACAAGTGATTAAATTACCGATTCAACAATGCTCTATGATGAATGCTAAAGTGAACGGCATTTGGTTCGTAGAAAAAGAGCTAACTCAAGCAGAGAATAAATTCTCAGTAAGGAGCAATGGCTCTGCTGATGATGATATGTATTATCAAGTAAATAATAGAGAAGCCTTGATTTTCCCTTTGATCAATGGAGAGCGTGCATTTGGTGCTTTATATGACGCACTTGTAGCCGCAAAACTTAGTGTCGAAATAGTCTGTTGGGGTTTTCAACCTTCTTTATTTTTAAAAAGAGGAAATGCAAATCCTGCTTTTTCCGAAATCTTGCAAGAAAACTATTCTTTTCGGTTGGGGGAGTTACTGGCTCAAAAAGCAAGAGAGAATGTTAGAGTTAAAATATTATGCTTTTCTTTGCCATTGGGCATACAAAATCTAGCAGGTGATGATCTGGTAAATATGCCGGGTTATTTAACCTCATACGCTCCCAAGATAGTTAGCACGCGAATAAACAAAGAAGAAAGCTTGGCTGATGTCGATGTTGAATGGTGGGAAAAATACGCCAACAGCAAGGTTGAAAATTTAGAATTTGAAACGCATGCGGCAGATCCATACCAAGATAGTGAATATATAGATGCCACAGTTACCAAAGATGCGATTGGTATAACGCAAAGAATGGTTTACTTTTTTACTGCCAGTAATCATCAAAAAACAGTATTGATTGACTTTGATAGCAATGATGAAGATATTATTCCAACTGGTTTTGTGCTCGGTCATAACTATCTAGACAGTTATTGGGATAACGACGAACATCTATACAACGGCGATGCCATCTCAAACAATATTGAAGCAGCCGGCCGAGGTAAAAATGTTGCCACTCCTTTACAAGATATTTCTTGCAAAGTTTACGGCGCGCCGTTGATATTGATTAAAAAGAATTTCGACCAGTTATGGAAAGTTATCAGACCTGATGCGGAGATATCATCCGATATCGGAGACGAAAAAGCAGCAAAGCTGATTGAACCCCTGCAAAAATGTAAAATTCCTATGCAGTTGCCCGTGCCCGGCGGACAAGTAAAAGGCCATCATCTTTACGCACAAATACTGCGCACTTACCGCAGAGAGGAAATCAAAGACATTGCACGGATGTATATTAAAAACATTCGTCATGCAACCAAATTTATCTATACCGAAAACCAATATTTCCGCTTTCCACCTTTGGTGGAAGCCTTAAAAGAACAACTGAAATACCGCTCTGAGCAATGGCCGCAGGAAACCGAGGGTAATTTCCTTTATTGGTTTGCCCTAACCAATTCCAGCGATACCGGCATAGGCTCGGGAACCAAAAATACCGACCGTATGTTTGAAGCCTTGGGCAAACGGCACCAAATGCCGGAAGTTGCTCGTGATCGCGGCTGGCAGCCTGATTTTAAGGAAGACGACCTTCAAAAAGCCAAAGAGCTTTCAGAAGAGCAAAAAGCATTAGAGTTGCGAGAAAAAAGACACAAAGCGAGAAATCCCAAATTAATGAACAAATCGGCACAGGCTGAATATAATCGTGAAGGCCAAGCCATTCAGGAAAAAAAAGCAGAATTGGATGCACGTTATAAAGAATTGTATGCACATTATAACGTTGGCGAGGAATTTGCAAACGAATTCCGTCTCAAAAGCATCATCTGCACCTTGGTAGCCGCTGATACCTCCCGCACCTATTCGGAAAATGCTGCTACTCCTGCTTTACCGTGGCAAGAAACTTATATTCATTCCAAATGTAGCATCATCGACGACACCATGGCGGTTCTAGGCTCGGCCAACCTCAACACCCGCAGTATGGAAGTGGATACTGAAATTGCGATTCTAACTGAATGTATTGAATATGCTACGGATTTACGGCAACAGCTTTGGAAAATACATTTATGTGACAACCCTGAGGCGCAATATATCCAAGGATTTGATTTGGAAGACATATTTGAAAAATGGAAAAACATTACAGCTTATAACAATCGTAATGAAGCTTCTGGTCATAGCCCACAAAGCCGTATTCGAGAATTTTTCAGGGCTAATACCAAGGTTAGCAGTTTAGACTAG
- a CDS encoding type VI secretion system Vgr family protein — protein sequence MQTQSYHLSFSRFSPSLSVVSFTATEALNTAYRLDIELTSVDADLPLSSYINQAAKFTVTPVSSDVLGLIEGMIAPQALKEWSGIITSCEKLSVSADETRYRMVLEPRIAALKHHRTSRLFQNQNVPDIISSLLKHHGFSGVDFRFNTSREYGVREYVTQYQESDFAFLNRLCEEEGIWYAFEQNAQYGDVAVFGDDAAHYFRSHTSPYPYRPHGGLESVGEEAVFALQVKHNPILESIRVGDYNYRDADTDLSSAVTAKGTETDSSVLLGSDSHWGLHQKTPEEAQLQTALLQQLDHSRRIVASGSGNITALRPGLVFQTAPSFSEAPNGWLAVSLTHSGSRDQAYSHTFTAIPADSIFRPERITPLPKIQGSLPARVTSPGNYTYAYIDNMGRYRVKLPFDLDEWSPGGESRPIRLAKPYAGPDYGQHFPLHEGTEVMLSFVQGNPDRPYISGVMHDSSHPDHVPADWNTRNVIRTWANNKLRMEDKQGQEHIKLATEYGKTQLNLGHIVDGQRQKRGDNGEGFELRTDSWGSLRAGKGLFISADAQNQAAGQVLDMDAAIAQMEQALSLAKSLNKAAHTAKNEATEAEEQAGRLNDSLKQLQRSGIIQSAPDGIATATPQSQLHTAGQHIHHISGGDTDISAGSNFTAHAVGSVNLFAQSNGAKLQANQGKVEIQAQNDEMQINALKDATITSSAGKVTVAAKDEILLTSGGAYIKIKDGNIELGCPKMVWVKCAGFQVMGPATMNYTHPEWPKTIPTRTLALNIARSAHGKQAFEGMPFKLYADGREIKRGVIDKSGNIAIEHQIPTQQYKLELANGEIYKMSLIDEYQENTKKSKLINQGFYFPKGMDTASAAEAAQHYADLVAGKLKGKNNGTSD from the coding sequence ATGCAAACTCAATCCTACCACCTCAGCTTCTCCCGCTTCAGCCCCTCCCTCTCCGTCGTCTCCTTCACCGCCACCGAAGCACTCAACACAGCCTACCGTCTCGACATCGAACTCACCTCAGTCGATGCCGACCTGCCGCTGTCGTCGTATATTAATCAAGCGGCCAAGTTTACGGTGACGCCGGTAAGCTCTGATGTGTTGGGGTTGATTGAGGGAATGATCGCCCCCCAAGCGCTGAAGGAATGGAGCGGCATCATCACTTCGTGCGAGAAGCTGTCGGTATCGGCGGACGAGACCCGTTACCGCATGGTATTGGAACCCCGCATCGCCGCATTGAAGCACCACCGCACTTCGCGTCTGTTTCAAAACCAAAACGTGCCCGACATTATTTCGTCGCTGTTGAAACACCACGGCTTCTCCGGCGTCGATTTCCGTTTCAATACCTCACGCGAATACGGTGTACGCGAGTATGTGACCCAGTATCAGGAATCCGACTTTGCCTTTCTCAACCGGCTGTGCGAAGAAGAAGGGATTTGGTATGCCTTCGAGCAGAATGCCCAATATGGCGATGTGGCGGTATTCGGTGACGATGCCGCCCATTATTTTCGCAGCCACACTTCCCCCTATCCCTACCGCCCCCACGGCGGGTTGGAGAGCGTTGGCGAGGAAGCGGTGTTTGCCTTACAGGTGAAGCACAATCCCATTCTCGAATCCATCCGCGTCGGCGACTACAACTACCGCGATGCCGATACCGACTTATCGTCCGCAGTAACGGCGAAGGGTACGGAAACCGACAGCAGCGTCTTACTCGGCAGCGACAGCCATTGGGGTTTGCATCAAAAAACACCCGAAGAAGCCCAACTTCAGACGGCCTTACTGCAACAGCTCGACCACAGCCGCCGTATCGTCGCTTCCGGCAGCGGCAACATCACCGCGCTTCGCCCCGGTCTGGTGTTTCAGACGGCCCCGAGCTTCAGCGAAGCACCCAACGGCTGGTTGGCGGTATCGCTCACCCACAGCGGCAGCCGCGACCAAGCATACAGCCATACTTTCACCGCCATTCCCGCCGACAGCATCTTCCGCCCCGAACGCATCACCCCGTTGCCGAAGATCCAAGGCAGCCTTCCCGCCAGAGTCACCAGCCCCGGCAACTACACCTACGCCTATATCGACAATATGGGCCGTTACCGCGTCAAACTGCCGTTCGACCTTGATGAATGGAGTCCGGGCGGAGAAAGCCGTCCCATCCGCTTAGCCAAGCCCTATGCCGGCCCCGACTACGGCCAACACTTCCCGCTGCACGAAGGCACCGAAGTAATGCTGTCGTTCGTACAGGGCAATCCCGACAGGCCCTACATCAGCGGAGTGATGCACGACAGTTCCCACCCCGACCACGTGCCTGCCGATTGGAACACCCGTAACGTCATCCGCACTTGGGCGAATAATAAGCTGCGCATGGAAGACAAACAGGGGCAGGAACACATCAAACTGGCGACCGAATACGGCAAAACCCAACTCAACCTCGGCCATATCGTCGACGGCCAAAGACAGAAACGCGGCGACAACGGCGAAGGCTTCGAGCTGCGTACCGATAGTTGGGGCTCATTACGGGCGGGGAAAGGTTTGTTTATCAGTGCCGATGCCCAAAATCAGGCGGCAGGACAGGTATTGGATATGGATGCCGCCATCGCCCAAATGGAACAGGCACTCAGTTTGGCTAAAAGCCTTAACAAAGCCGCCCATACCGCCAAAAACGAAGCCACCGAAGCCGAAGAACAGGCAGGCCGTCTGAACGACAGCCTCAAACAGCTGCAACGCTCCGGCATCATCCAATCCGCCCCCGACGGCATCGCCACCGCCACCCCGCAAAGCCAACTGCATACCGCCGGCCAACACATCCACCACATCAGCGGCGGCGACACCGACATCAGCGCCGGCAGCAACTTCACCGCCCATGCGGTCGGAAGCGTCAACCTGTTTGCCCAGAGCAACGGGGCGAAGTTACAGGCCAATCAGGGCAAGGTGGAGATACAGGCACAGAACGACGAGATGCAGATCAACGCCCTCAAAGACGCCACCATTACCAGCAGCGCCGGTAAAGTGACCGTGGCGGCCAAAGACGAAATCCTGCTCACCAGCGGTGGGGCGTATATCAAGATTAAGGATGGCAACATTGAGCTGGGCTGTCCGAAGATGGTGTGGGTGAAGTGTGCGGGGTTTCAGGTGATGGGGCCGGCCACTATGAATTACACTCATCCCGAGTGGCCGAAAACGATTCCGACTCGAACATTAGCTTTAAATATTGCGCGCTCAGCCCATGGTAAACAAGCATTTGAAGGTATGCCTTTTAAATTGTACGCAGATGGAAGAGAGATAAAACGAGGAGTAATCGATAAAAGTGGAAATATTGCTATAGAACATCAAATACCTACCCAGCAATACAAACTGGAGCTGGCTAACGGGGAAATCTATAAAATGTCGCTTATCGATGAATATCAGGAAAACACTAAAAAATCAAAACTAATCAATCAAGGGTTTTATTTTCCTAAAGGAATGGATACCGCCAGTGCAGCAGAAGCTGCCCAGCATTATGCTGACTTAGTTGCCGGAAAGTTAAAGGGAAAGAATAATGGCACAAGTGATTAA